From the Quercus lobata isolate SW786 chromosome 6, ValleyOak3.0 Primary Assembly, whole genome shotgun sequence genome, one window contains:
- the LOC115995148 gene encoding protein TIME FOR COFFEE isoform X6: MDRNREARRATMAATNGLTRRRHRSGSLRDSPEEDGPVELQETARLRDRGGSGKKDRDRDRDRDRDRERDRDGDRLSRSKRRRGDRLLHGNNREDGGDESSEESVNDEEEDEDDEVVIGGGNGGGVASSVRMLPPNPSPLSSSTNSLSNHRKSFPPPAKVFRAAPTWKAPDEMIGVSVPRKARSASTKRSHESWAGGSGGGGGVVGGEQIHRQASTSPKPNGPKLRPPKSTTKSSSSAAQDEIEIEIAEVLYGMLRQPQGLSKQDSFTNDSREANKSSTDAKSRVSSPISNSTSTLPHSSSLLPQNSSSSVTPISTVATAPKRKKPRPVKYDDENSTIFTGRNSPISATTKAEMDQSAKMETLEKNTGSAAENGGVSYELGSSQVVQPPSLEVAQPESSMMIKPESNVLSDSKALTNESENKDVGVSKEEPQSPKKEAPVVRLDDNRDDAKANKANLTTTEVESHKEEKFQIDLMAPPPLRSSPERDGDTEFVAVDPKAMVTDVEMEIKPQVKEDEKVVKTIGKEETVNVESEKPKIVAVEEAESHKPVVAPKERNIDLQLDLEKTDRDSGNASVSGNNKSHFHHNVQKQQQSQHTHNEKIAQTSSLPLPMSVPGWPGGLPPMGRYMAPLQGVVSMDGSTVSPAPIQPPNLLFTQPRPKRCATHCYIARNILYHQQIARMNPFWPAAAGSASIYGAKPGNLNVVPSAELHGNIAGRVVNPTQDKGQSLAMFPAHSGGKDNKGSQAANIVDASQRKQILLQQTVPQGAPNNIMGPAFIFPLSQQQAVAAASVRSGSVKPPAAGSAASSSTSNSAAVSAAATAAAAAAAPAMSFNYANMTGNETQYLAILPNSPYPFPIPGHVGAPAYRATHGQAMPFFNSFYPSQMIHHSQIHQQQQQPPAQSQQSQQQGHQNASISSGSSSSQKHLQNQQQRQHGNGVNVSSGNLQGFPAPKNQPSQSLQRQQQQQQQNQQVPHQARQLESEMDGEDSPSTADSRVSRANMSFYAPPNFPMPMHPSNFAVMTPAAMGGASGTNNASGSHNEKKQQQQSHQQGSKAGVEPQAFAMSFPSINGTNTGPSIDISTIPQNHHFLQNYQYIAAPAQKRNYRVSEEGKTGGDSSNVEEERKAMPGKGQSIVGQSIAFSSRPDLPDTSVTTITGSTVVDSSARTLNLGSATARASGSVMPTSISSVTASQQLMNQRNPQQQQMILMQKQNQIVQNQIAQNQAAAAARSKTQATSNGSVYSDHLPSSSSMGTKFANALSSFPQNLVQTSCSPAQSPQWKNSLRTTTSQVPSPSLSSSTSSSLKNHPQQQGRTQQSHGQISFAANTKSSTAQGQQPPSSNQSPSPPIMVGSPTTSMSKSAGGSPRTTASTSTANKAGQASTLSSQQGKNSPSVPSRKSSPVGGRNVASILGNPHITSNSSTSTKSQLPQQQQQQLLPQQLSKQSIPIQTQIQTHQMYLNGYFQQAQVAQSTNNASSASTASGYFHQRNRREQQQQQQPNVSSGTSSTGMLSLCPPVTLANTSTSDPAKVVAANSNMKGGISSHILQVSPYGVAQSSGNPHQLLPAGFPYVHAVPTSVQVKPAEQKQPAGE, translated from the exons ATGGATAGGAACAGAGAAGCGAGGAGAGCAACCATGGCGGCGACAAACGGTTTAACTAGACGGAGACATAGAAGTGGTAGTCTCAGAGACTCCCCAG agGAAGATGGTCCGGTAGAGTTACAAGAAACAGCGAGGCTAAGAGATCGAGGAGGTAGCGGAAAGAAAGATCGCGATCGTGATCGGGACCGGGACAGAGACCGAGAGCGTGATCGAGATGGAGATCGGTTGAGTCGGAGCAAGAGGAGGCGAGGAGATAGGTTATTGCACGGTAACAATAGAGAAGATGGCGGTGACGAGAGCTCTGAAGAGAGTGTAAATgacgaagaagaagacgaagacgaCGAAGTCGTAATAGGTGGAGGAAACGGCGGTGGTGTAGCCTCTTCTGTTAGAATGCTTCCGCCGAATCCATCACCTTTATCATCTTCAACAAACTCGTTATCTAATCACCGGAAGAGCTTTCCTCCGCCGGCCAAAGTTTTTAGAGCAGCGCCGACGTGGAAAGCTCCCGATGAAATGATTGGCGTGTCGGTGCCCCGAAAAGCTCGCTCTG cGTCAACGAAGAGGTCACATGAATCTTGGGCTGGTGGAAGTGGAGGCGGAGGAGGAGTTGTTGGTGGAGAGCAAATTCACCGGCAAGCTTCGACATCGCCG AAGCCTAATGGACCGAAACTGCGGCCGCCGAAATCGACGACGAAGTCGTCATCTTCAGCAGCTCAGGATGAGATCGAGATAGAGATTGCAGAGGTGTTGTATGGGATGTTGAGACAGCCACAAGGACTTTCAAAACAAGATAGCTTTACCAATGATTCCAGAGAAGCCAATAAATCATCCACTGATGCTAAATCCAGAGTCTCTTCGCCGATCTCCAACTCAACCTCAACACTACCtcactcttcttctcttttacCTCAAAATTCTAGCTCCTCAGTCACTCCTATATCCACCGTTG CAACGGCGCCGAAGAGGAAAAAGCCAAGACCGGTGAAGTACGATGATGAAAACTCGACGATTTTCACGGGCCGGAACAGTCCCATTTCGGCTACAACTAAGGCAGAGATGGATCAGTCAGCGAAAATGGAAACGTTGGAGAAGAACACGGGATCTGCAGCCGAAAATGGAGGAGTTTCGTACGAATTGGGAAGCTCTCAAGTTGTACAACCACCATCGTTGGAGGTAGCACAGCCAGAGTCTTCGATGATGATTAAGCCAGAGAGTAATGTTTTATCAGATTCGAAAGCTTTGACTAACGAATCGGAGAATAAAGATGTTGGTGTGAGTAAAGAGGAGCCTCAGTCGCCCAAGAAGGAAGCTCCTGTAGTCAGATTGGATGACAATCGTGACGATGCGAAAGCGAATAAAGC GAATTTAACTACAACTGAGGTGGAGAGTCACAAAGAAGAAAAGTTCCAGATAGATCTGATG GCTCCTCCTCCGTTAAGATCGTCACCAGAAAGGGATGGTGATACTGAATTTGTGGCCGTAGATCCTAAGGCTATGGTCACAGATGTTGAAATG GAAATTAAGCCTCAGGtaaaggaagatgaaaaggTTGTGAAAACAATAGGCAAGGAAGAGACAGTCAATGTTGAAAGCGAGAAGCCTAAAATTGTAGCAGTAGAAGAAGCTGAATCACACAAGCCAGTTGTTGCTCCTAAGGAGAGGAACATCGATCTTCAGCTTGACTTGGAAAAGACTGATAGAGATAGCGGCAACGCTAGTGTAAGCGGCAACAACAAGTCACACTTTCACCATAATGTTCAGAAGCAGCAGCAGTCACAGCACACTCACAATGAAAAAATTG cCCAAACGAGCTCTCTACCTCTACCAATGTCTGTACCTGGGTGGCCAGGTGGACTTCCTCCCATGGG CAGATATATGGCACCATTACAAGGAGTTGTATCCATGGATGGGAGCACCGTATCTCCTGCACCTATCCAA CCTCCAAATTTGCTTTTTACGCAACCTAGGCCTAAGAGATGTGCAACGCACTGCTACATTGCTCGGAATATACTGTATCACCAGCAAATTGCGAGAATGAATCCTTTCTGGCCTGCAGCGGCTGGTTCTGCATCCATATATGGGGCTAAGCCCGGAAATCTCAATGTGGTTCCGTCAGCTGAATTGCATGGAAACATTGCCGGTAGAGTGGTGAACCCTACCCAGGACAAGGGTCAGAGTCTTGCTATGTTTCCAGCTCATTCTGGGGGAAAGGATAATAAAGGTTCTCAAGCAGCCAACATTGTGGATGCTTCACAGAGAAAGCAGATTTTGCTTCAGCAAACAGTGCCCCAAGGAGCACCTAATAATATCATG GGCCCTGCTTTCATTTTCCCTCTGAGCCAGCAACAAGCAGTTGCAGCTGCTTCTGTCCGATCTGGTTCTGTAAAGCCTCCTGCTGCCGGGAGTGCTGCTTCATCAAGTACATCAAATTCTGCTGCAGTGAGTGCAGCAGCAACGGcggcagcagcagcagcagcccCAGCAATGAGCTTCAACTACGCAAATATGACTGGGAATGAAACTCAGTATTTGGCAATTTTGCCGAATAGTCCATATCCGTTCCCAATTCCAGGTCATGTTGGTGCACCAGCTTATAGAGCAACCCATGGTCAGGCAATGCCATTCTTCAATTCCTTCTATCCTTCTCAAATGATCCATCATTCACAGATTCATCAGCAACAGCAGCAACCACCTGCTCAATCACAACAAAGCCAACAACAAGGTCATCAGAATGCAAGTATTTCCAGTGGTTCCTCGTCTTCTCAGAAGCACTTGCAGAATCAGCAGCAGAGGCAACATGGCAATGGAGTTAATGTTAGTAGTGGAAATTTGCAAGGGTTTCCTGCGCCCAAAAACCAGCCTTCACAGTCACTACAGcggcagcagcagcagcaacagcagaATCAGCAGGTCCCTCATCAGGCACGCCAACTTGAGTCTGAAATGGATGGGGAAGATAGTCCCTCAACTGCTGATAGCCGTGTTTCTCGGGCAAATATGAGTTTTTATGCTCCCCCTAATTTTCCAATGCCAATGCACCCATCTAACTTCGCTGTGATGACTCCTGCAGCAATGGGTGGTGCCAGTGGCACCAATAATGCAAGTGGTAGTCATAATGAAAAGAAACAGCAGCAGCAGTCACATCAGCAGGGCTCAAAGGCTGGAGTGGAGCCTCAAGCTTTTGCCATGTCTTTTCCTTCCATTAATGGTACTAATACCGGGCCTAGCATTGACATCTCAACCATTCCACAGAATcatcattttcttcaaaattatcAGTATATTGCTGCCCCGGCGCAGAAGAGGAATTACCGTGTTTCTGAAGAAGGGAAAACTGGAGGTGATTCTTCTAatgttgaagaagaaagaaaagccaTGCCAGGAAAGGGTCAGTCAATAGTTGGACAGTCTATTGCTTTCTCCTCTAGGCCAGATTTGCCTGATACATCCGTTACCACAATAACGGGCAGTACTGTTGTTGATAGCTCTGCAAGAACTCTTAATCTTGGGTCTGCTACTGCACGGGCTTCTGGTTCTGTTATGCCTACTTCCATTAGCAGTGTTACTGCTTCTCAGCAGTTAATGAATCAGCGGAATCCACAGCAGCAGCAAATGATTCTGATGCAGAAGCAGAATCAAATTGTACAGAATCAAATTGCGCAGAATcaagcagcagcagcagctcGGAGCAAAACTCAAGCAACGAGTAATGGTAGTGTTTACTCGGATCACCTTCCTTCATCGTCTTCTATGGGCACAAAGTTTGCTAatgctctctcttctttcccCCAAAACCTTGTTCAAACCAGCTGCAGCCCAGCTCAATCTCCTCAGTGGAAGAATTCTTTAAGGACAACCACTTCCCAAGTTCCTTCTCCGTCTCTGTCCTCTTCAACCTCCTCATCCCTTAAAAACCATCCTCAACAGCAAGGTAGGACCCAACAAAGCCATGGGCAGATATCATTTGCGGCTAATACGAAATCATCAACAGCACAAGGGCAACAACCTCCCAGTAGCAACCAGTCTCCATCGCCACCAATTATGGTTGGCTCGCCCACAACTTCTATGTCAAAGAGTGCTGGTGGAAGCCCAAGGACAACTGCCTCCACTTCCACTGCTAACAAAGCTGGCCAAGCTTCTACATTGTCATCCCAGCAGGGCAAGAACTCACCTTCGGTGCCTAGCCGGAAGTCATCCCCGGTTGGGGGAAGGAATGTTGCATCAATCCTTGGAAACCCCCATATCACCTCTAATTCGAGCACTTCAACTAAATCTCAATTGCCacagcaacagcagcagcagctgCTGCCCCAGCAGTTATCAAAGCAATCGATCCCGATCCAAACCCAGATCCAAACCCACCAGATGTACTTAAATGGTTATTTTCAACAAGCCCAAGTAGCACAGTCAACTAATAACGCTTCCTCTGCATCAACTGCAAGTGGGTATTTTCATCAAAGAAACCGCCGTgaacagcagcagcagcagcagccaAATGTGTCATCGGGTACATCCTCAACTGGGATGTTGTCGTTGTGCCCTCCAGTCACACTTGCTAACACCAGCACTTCTGATCCTGCCAAGGTAGTTGCGGCTAATAGCAACATGAAAGGTGGTATATCCTCACACATTCTCCAAGTTAGCCCATATGGTGTTGCACAATCCTCTGGGAACCCGCATCAGCTTTTGCCTGCTGGCTTCCCCTACGTTCATGCTGTTCCCACCTCAGTTCAGGTGAAGCCGGCAGAGCAGAAACAACCTGCTGGTGAGTGA
- the LOC115995148 gene encoding protein TIME FOR COFFEE isoform X5, with translation MDRNREARRATMAATNGLTRRRHRSGSLRDSPEEDGPVELQETARLRDRGGSGKKDRDRDRDRDRDRERDRDGDRLSRSKRRRGDRLLHGNNREDGGDESSEESVNDEEEDEDDEVVIGGGNGGGVASSVRMLPPNPSPLSSSTNSLSNHRKSFPPPAKVFRAAPTWKAPDEMIGVSVPRKARSASTKRSHESWAGGSGGGGGVVGGEQIHRQASTSPVRHTGLVSMAAASPAPASPSSPNASVRKKMPNGPKLRPPKSTTKSSSSAAQDEIEIEIAEVLYGMLRQPQGLSKQDSFTNDSREANKSSTDAKSRVSSPISNSTSTLPHSSSLLPQNSSSSVTPISTVATAPKRKKPRPVKYDDENSTIFTGRNSPISATTKAEMDQSAKMETLEKNTGSAAENGGVSYELGSSQVVQPPSLEVAQPESSMMIKPESNVLSDSKALTNESENKDVGVSKEEPQSPKKEAPVVRLDDNRDDAKANKANLTTTEVESHKEEKFQIDLMAPPPLRSSPERDGDTEFVAVDPKAMVTDVEMEIKPQVKEDEKVVKTIGKEETVNVESEKPKIVAVEEAESHKPVVAPKERNIDLQLDLEKTDRDSGNASVSGNNKSHFHHNVQKQQQSQHTHNEKIAQTSSLPLPMSVPGWPGGLPPMGYMAPLQGVVSMDGSTVSPAPIQPPNLLFTQPRPKRCATHCYIARNILYHQQIARMNPFWPAAAGSASIYGAKPGNLNVVPSAELHGNIAGRVVNPTQDKGQSLAMFPAHSGGKDNKGSQAANIVDASQRKQILLQQTVPQGAPNNIMGPAFIFPLSQQQAVAAASVRSGSVKPPAAGSAASSSTSNSAAVSAAATAAAAAAAPAMSFNYANMTGNETQYLAILPNSPYPFPIPGHVGAPAYRATHGQAMPFFNSFYPSQMIHHSQIHQQQQQPPAQSQQSQQQGHQNASISSGSSSSQKHLQNQQQRQHGNGVNVSSGNLQGFPAPKNQPSQSLQRQQQQQQQNQQVPHQARQLESEMDGEDSPSTADSRVSRANMSFYAPPNFPMPMHPSNFAVMTPAAMGGASGTNNASGSHNEKKQQQQSHQQGSKAGVEPQAFAMSFPSINGTNTGPSIDISTIPQNHHFLQNYQYIAAPAQKRNYRVSEEGKTGGDSSNVEEERKAMPGKGQSIVGQSIAFSSRPDLPDTSVTTITGSTVVDSSARTLNLGSATARASGSVMPTSISSVTASQQLMNQRNPQQQQMILMQKQNQIVQNQIAQNQAAAAARSKTQATSNGSVYSDHLPSSSSMGTKFANALSSFPQNLVQTSCSPAQSPQWKNSLRTTTSQVPSPSLSSSTSSSLKNHPQQQGRTQQSHGQISFAANTKSSTAQGQQPPSSNQSPSPPIMVGSPTTSMSKSAGGSPRTTASTSTANKAGQASTLSSQQGKNSPSVPSRKSSPVGGRNVASILGNPHITSNSSTSTKSQLPQQQQQQLLPQQLSKQSIPIQTQIQTHQMYLNGYFQQAQVAQSTNNASSASTASGYFHQRNRREQQQQQQPNVSSGTSSTGMLSLCPPVTLANTSTSDPAKVVAANSNMKGGISSHILQVSPYGVAQSSGNPHQLLPAGFPYVHAVPTSVQVKPAEQKQPAGE, from the exons ATGGATAGGAACAGAGAAGCGAGGAGAGCAACCATGGCGGCGACAAACGGTTTAACTAGACGGAGACATAGAAGTGGTAGTCTCAGAGACTCCCCAG agGAAGATGGTCCGGTAGAGTTACAAGAAACAGCGAGGCTAAGAGATCGAGGAGGTAGCGGAAAGAAAGATCGCGATCGTGATCGGGACCGGGACAGAGACCGAGAGCGTGATCGAGATGGAGATCGGTTGAGTCGGAGCAAGAGGAGGCGAGGAGATAGGTTATTGCACGGTAACAATAGAGAAGATGGCGGTGACGAGAGCTCTGAAGAGAGTGTAAATgacgaagaagaagacgaagacgaCGAAGTCGTAATAGGTGGAGGAAACGGCGGTGGTGTAGCCTCTTCTGTTAGAATGCTTCCGCCGAATCCATCACCTTTATCATCTTCAACAAACTCGTTATCTAATCACCGGAAGAGCTTTCCTCCGCCGGCCAAAGTTTTTAGAGCAGCGCCGACGTGGAAAGCTCCCGATGAAATGATTGGCGTGTCGGTGCCCCGAAAAGCTCGCTCTG cGTCAACGAAGAGGTCACATGAATCTTGGGCTGGTGGAAGTGGAGGCGGAGGAGGAGTTGTTGGTGGAGAGCAAATTCACCGGCAAGCTTCGACATCGCCGGTGAGACACACCGGCCTCGTGTCGATGGCGGCAGCGTCGCCAGCTCCGGCCTCTCCGTCTTCTCCCAATGCTTCGGTTCGGAAGAAGATG CCTAATGGACCGAAACTGCGGCCGCCGAAATCGACGACGAAGTCGTCATCTTCAGCAGCTCAGGATGAGATCGAGATAGAGATTGCAGAGGTGTTGTATGGGATGTTGAGACAGCCACAAGGACTTTCAAAACAAGATAGCTTTACCAATGATTCCAGAGAAGCCAATAAATCATCCACTGATGCTAAATCCAGAGTCTCTTCGCCGATCTCCAACTCAACCTCAACACTACCtcactcttcttctcttttacCTCAAAATTCTAGCTCCTCAGTCACTCCTATATCCACCGTTG CAACGGCGCCGAAGAGGAAAAAGCCAAGACCGGTGAAGTACGATGATGAAAACTCGACGATTTTCACGGGCCGGAACAGTCCCATTTCGGCTACAACTAAGGCAGAGATGGATCAGTCAGCGAAAATGGAAACGTTGGAGAAGAACACGGGATCTGCAGCCGAAAATGGAGGAGTTTCGTACGAATTGGGAAGCTCTCAAGTTGTACAACCACCATCGTTGGAGGTAGCACAGCCAGAGTCTTCGATGATGATTAAGCCAGAGAGTAATGTTTTATCAGATTCGAAAGCTTTGACTAACGAATCGGAGAATAAAGATGTTGGTGTGAGTAAAGAGGAGCCTCAGTCGCCCAAGAAGGAAGCTCCTGTAGTCAGATTGGATGACAATCGTGACGATGCGAAAGCGAATAAAGC GAATTTAACTACAACTGAGGTGGAGAGTCACAAAGAAGAAAAGTTCCAGATAGATCTGATG GCTCCTCCTCCGTTAAGATCGTCACCAGAAAGGGATGGTGATACTGAATTTGTGGCCGTAGATCCTAAGGCTATGGTCACAGATGTTGAAATG GAAATTAAGCCTCAGGtaaaggaagatgaaaaggTTGTGAAAACAATAGGCAAGGAAGAGACAGTCAATGTTGAAAGCGAGAAGCCTAAAATTGTAGCAGTAGAAGAAGCTGAATCACACAAGCCAGTTGTTGCTCCTAAGGAGAGGAACATCGATCTTCAGCTTGACTTGGAAAAGACTGATAGAGATAGCGGCAACGCTAGTGTAAGCGGCAACAACAAGTCACACTTTCACCATAATGTTCAGAAGCAGCAGCAGTCACAGCACACTCACAATGAAAAAATTG cCCAAACGAGCTCTCTACCTCTACCAATGTCTGTACCTGGGTGGCCAGGTGGACTTCCTCCCATGGG ATATATGGCACCATTACAAGGAGTTGTATCCATGGATGGGAGCACCGTATCTCCTGCACCTATCCAA CCTCCAAATTTGCTTTTTACGCAACCTAGGCCTAAGAGATGTGCAACGCACTGCTACATTGCTCGGAATATACTGTATCACCAGCAAATTGCGAGAATGAATCCTTTCTGGCCTGCAGCGGCTGGTTCTGCATCCATATATGGGGCTAAGCCCGGAAATCTCAATGTGGTTCCGTCAGCTGAATTGCATGGAAACATTGCCGGTAGAGTGGTGAACCCTACCCAGGACAAGGGTCAGAGTCTTGCTATGTTTCCAGCTCATTCTGGGGGAAAGGATAATAAAGGTTCTCAAGCAGCCAACATTGTGGATGCTTCACAGAGAAAGCAGATTTTGCTTCAGCAAACAGTGCCCCAAGGAGCACCTAATAATATCATG GGCCCTGCTTTCATTTTCCCTCTGAGCCAGCAACAAGCAGTTGCAGCTGCTTCTGTCCGATCTGGTTCTGTAAAGCCTCCTGCTGCCGGGAGTGCTGCTTCATCAAGTACATCAAATTCTGCTGCAGTGAGTGCAGCAGCAACGGcggcagcagcagcagcagcccCAGCAATGAGCTTCAACTACGCAAATATGACTGGGAATGAAACTCAGTATTTGGCAATTTTGCCGAATAGTCCATATCCGTTCCCAATTCCAGGTCATGTTGGTGCACCAGCTTATAGAGCAACCCATGGTCAGGCAATGCCATTCTTCAATTCCTTCTATCCTTCTCAAATGATCCATCATTCACAGATTCATCAGCAACAGCAGCAACCACCTGCTCAATCACAACAAAGCCAACAACAAGGTCATCAGAATGCAAGTATTTCCAGTGGTTCCTCGTCTTCTCAGAAGCACTTGCAGAATCAGCAGCAGAGGCAACATGGCAATGGAGTTAATGTTAGTAGTGGAAATTTGCAAGGGTTTCCTGCGCCCAAAAACCAGCCTTCACAGTCACTACAGcggcagcagcagcagcaacagcagaATCAGCAGGTCCCTCATCAGGCACGCCAACTTGAGTCTGAAATGGATGGGGAAGATAGTCCCTCAACTGCTGATAGCCGTGTTTCTCGGGCAAATATGAGTTTTTATGCTCCCCCTAATTTTCCAATGCCAATGCACCCATCTAACTTCGCTGTGATGACTCCTGCAGCAATGGGTGGTGCCAGTGGCACCAATAATGCAAGTGGTAGTCATAATGAAAAGAAACAGCAGCAGCAGTCACATCAGCAGGGCTCAAAGGCTGGAGTGGAGCCTCAAGCTTTTGCCATGTCTTTTCCTTCCATTAATGGTACTAATACCGGGCCTAGCATTGACATCTCAACCATTCCACAGAATcatcattttcttcaaaattatcAGTATATTGCTGCCCCGGCGCAGAAGAGGAATTACCGTGTTTCTGAAGAAGGGAAAACTGGAGGTGATTCTTCTAatgttgaagaagaaagaaaagccaTGCCAGGAAAGGGTCAGTCAATAGTTGGACAGTCTATTGCTTTCTCCTCTAGGCCAGATTTGCCTGATACATCCGTTACCACAATAACGGGCAGTACTGTTGTTGATAGCTCTGCAAGAACTCTTAATCTTGGGTCTGCTACTGCACGGGCTTCTGGTTCTGTTATGCCTACTTCCATTAGCAGTGTTACTGCTTCTCAGCAGTTAATGAATCAGCGGAATCCACAGCAGCAGCAAATGATTCTGATGCAGAAGCAGAATCAAATTGTACAGAATCAAATTGCGCAGAATcaagcagcagcagcagctcGGAGCAAAACTCAAGCAACGAGTAATGGTAGTGTTTACTCGGATCACCTTCCTTCATCGTCTTCTATGGGCACAAAGTTTGCTAatgctctctcttctttcccCCAAAACCTTGTTCAAACCAGCTGCAGCCCAGCTCAATCTCCTCAGTGGAAGAATTCTTTAAGGACAACCACTTCCCAAGTTCCTTCTCCGTCTCTGTCCTCTTCAACCTCCTCATCCCTTAAAAACCATCCTCAACAGCAAGGTAGGACCCAACAAAGCCATGGGCAGATATCATTTGCGGCTAATACGAAATCATCAACAGCACAAGGGCAACAACCTCCCAGTAGCAACCAGTCTCCATCGCCACCAATTATGGTTGGCTCGCCCACAACTTCTATGTCAAAGAGTGCTGGTGGAAGCCCAAGGACAACTGCCTCCACTTCCACTGCTAACAAAGCTGGCCAAGCTTCTACATTGTCATCCCAGCAGGGCAAGAACTCACCTTCGGTGCCTAGCCGGAAGTCATCCCCGGTTGGGGGAAGGAATGTTGCATCAATCCTTGGAAACCCCCATATCACCTCTAATTCGAGCACTTCAACTAAATCTCAATTGCCacagcaacagcagcagcagctgCTGCCCCAGCAGTTATCAAAGCAATCGATCCCGATCCAAACCCAGATCCAAACCCACCAGATGTACTTAAATGGTTATTTTCAACAAGCCCAAGTAGCACAGTCAACTAATAACGCTTCCTCTGCATCAACTGCAAGTGGGTATTTTCATCAAAGAAACCGCCGTgaacagcagcagcagcagcagccaAATGTGTCATCGGGTACATCCTCAACTGGGATGTTGTCGTTGTGCCCTCCAGTCACACTTGCTAACACCAGCACTTCTGATCCTGCCAAGGTAGTTGCGGCTAATAGCAACATGAAAGGTGGTATATCCTCACACATTCTCCAAGTTAGCCCATATGGTGTTGCACAATCCTCTGGGAACCCGCATCAGCTTTTGCCTGCTGGCTTCCCCTACGTTCATGCTGTTCCCACCTCAGTTCAGGTGAAGCCGGCAGAGCAGAAACAACCTGCTGGTGAGTGA